gccggtcgcggcgcaccatacgcccgccgcgagccgttcagcaccgcggacagtcggactaatgggatgtcgaaccaatgacatggacccaaatGGCTAactatcttttcattttaactaaGGTTTTAAAAAGGCTAGGCTGCTATCAGAGTGTCTCTTAAAATCTGGTGTAATGTTCAGAGTTAGCATGTTTTGGTGCTCCTTCTTGGGTCAAAGTGCCAAGTGTCAAGGCCACATACTCATGGTCAGAGGTATGAAGTGTGCCCTCAGCCTAGTGAAGTGCAGAGCACAGTGTTGAAGCAGGGGATAAAGTAGTTTAATGTCACCCACATGTGGCAGGCACTAGCAAAAAAAGGgccattgtttgtttgtctgagtATTTTAAGATGTTGGTGTGTTTTGCCATTGCTTTCAGCTTAGAAACACCTCTACTCTTGTTGGTTGCACATAGCGAGATccagtggcggttctaggccagtttcaataggggggccaagctagggccagtccttttgatacaggggcacatacaagtacGGTCAGatatctaagtctgaacaataagatagATATATGTGTAAGGGGGTCCGGGGGCATGCTCCCCtgggagaaaattttgtatttgatttaaaggcatcaatctggtgaattctgagagcaaagttatgatggcagaatatgcctagatttcaacatttttgtgctttttatgtgtgaaaaatgttccatttttactgataaaaacactagttgtatgttatggtgaagggttacacttaaaatacggctaagtattagtggttaaacatttcagtaatcaaaagaaaaatgactgacgtactgatctgcctctggagggctattttaatatttaaaatcatgtgcagacaaaatattcctttaaaattctcacactcacaagtacagttccagatacgcaaaaacaatacaaaatcataaacgaaaggaaaacaacaggtgagattcaaataaattacacacaaacaggcacaaattactgctttcctccctccctctcgatttgcaagtacagcaccctgaatcagagcatttcaaaagccctctggtagttgaatgcctctgggacaggcccatttatagcaacccactggatccgtggCGTGCACGATCCGGCCGAGGCGCGGGTGCTGGAGCTATTAGCAGCCATTCaagaagctgctccaccagccaCGGCCTAGAAGCGGCTCGGCGCTCCGCTAAAACGCGCCGGATCTATTTCTGACGGCGcgtcaatttgcacagaccaaatgagtcaaacaggaagtcaggcgcagaaaagacaagagtatccagttgattttcaaaataaaagacccatgaaaactccggatcgtatttcacatcactacataaacatgatgtgacaggcatgagtcaaatgaaaaggaaaaagttttcagagcttacctCAATGGTGCTGTATGTTAcactggcccctgctggcccccgccTAAAACCGCCATTGGCGAGATCAAAGTTGAATATGACTGAGCTTTAGGTCCAGGGGCCAGGGAGGTCTCAGTGTGTTTGACAACAATGGCTTGTGTGGAGGGTCAGAAACAGAAGTGTTGGTTTTCCATTTTTCATCCAACCAAGAGTTGTCTAGGGTGTAACAAGCATTATAGCCTTGGGGGTCTCTTGTGTCAGTCTTCTTGTAAGGCAAATTGCAATTTTGTGACTGTTAGTAGAGTGTGGACATGTCTATGAATACTGCTTGCCTTTGTCAGTATCCTCATTAAATTAATGCATTGACACAACTCAAACATGCATAGGCAAGTACACTCCACCCACTTTAACACTTTTTTATCATTAGTCATGCACTATCAGCATGCACTGTAAGTAGTGAAACAGAGGGGAGATGCAGTCATAAGTTCCTGATTTACTGAAATAAGGCATGTTATGTCAGACAGGAATGTCCTGTGCTGATTTTGTAACACTGATCGTTTCTCAAATGATGTAACAGACATTTAGAAAACTAAAAGTGGTGATGATGTATTGGCTAATTTAACATTCTGTACGCGACTGTGGATTTGTATACAAAGTATGATTTATTATATAcataatataaatacataatgcAGTCTTGTACATGCATCATACACACTGTGAAAGCAAACATCAGGGTTAAGGTTGTGAAGGAAATGGAGCAGTCTAGAATGTTGGTAATGCAACATAAATCTAATACAGAAAAGCAACTTAAAACTTTACGTTGGCTCAATGTACActtaaatgtgtctgtgttgtatTCTGTGACAATAATGTCAGTGAGTTTATATTACGAGAAACATCAGACAGGTTTAAGCCCTAGGAGTTTAGGAATTTAGGATCTCCAAGCTAACGCCAAGTCCAGAGGCAGGTGAATGGTGCAGCAGCTCTGGTGAGCAGCACATGGTAGGCCTGTCGAAACTGTCGGTTCATGACAGCATAGAGTATGGGATTGATGCAGCTGTTGAGCCAGGTGAGGTTTGCACAGAACATGTGCAGTACCTGTGGGGCGCGGTTATGTTTGTCGGCTATGTTGAGCAGCAGGAAGGGGACGAAGCAGAACACGAAACACAGGAAAACAGTGAAGCACATGCGTGTCACACGCTTAAATTCGTCATCCTCTCCTGAAGTTGCTGAGTGGGAGGACTGTGCTGCAGTAATTGGAGCAGGTGGGGATGAAGGTGACGTTGAGGTGGTAACAGAGGGAGACTTGGTTGCTGATGAATTTGAAGCCATAGCAGAGCCCTGGGCAGATTTGGAGGATTTTTCACAGGTGCTCTCGTCTGTACTTTGGACTGGATCTGCTTGGCTGCTCACCTCACAGCTACATGTCTTTGCCATGCCACTCTCTACACCGCTGTCATCTGTCCCTTGAGCTGAAGAAGCTGGTTTCTTTCTGGAGGATCGGCGGCTGAGCCTGTAGCGGAGCAGAGCTTTTGAGGCAATCTGGACACGTCTGTATATAAGAAGGTAGAATGCACCAACACAGCCCAGGCCGataaaaaagtagaaaaaaagaagaatggTGGTGTAGGGACGACCCCTGGTCCTGTGGAAGCTGCATGTGCATACCTGCGGCACAAACGTGTAAACAGGCCAGAGTGGTCCAAAGCTGGCCAGGCCCAGTGCCCACGCTGAGATCAGGAGTAAAATTAGACCACGCTCGGAGAAGACACGGTCAAACACAGCCCTTTTTGCCACCAGGAGATATCGGCTCACTGCTACCAGACACAGGGTGATAATGGAGACAGAgtttgagaggaagaggagcaggccGAAGATGCTGCACCAGAGCTGACCACTACGCCATCTCAGGTGTAGATAGTTGTCAACTGATATGGGCTGCAGTATGGTGCAGTACAGGAGATCAGCCACAGCCAGGTTGACGATGAGCACATTGAAGCGAGTCCTCAGACGTGGGTCTAAGGCGAAGGCTAGAATGGTCATCAGGTTCCCAGTCGTACCAGTGATGGTGACAGCACATCCCCACAGCACAGCAAAGTACCGGTAGCCGACGACTGAAGGACTGTAGCAGGAAAAGACATCATCGTCTGTTTGGTTTGTGTGGTTCATCAGCATTCTGTCAACTAACAGGAATCAGAATACTGGTTAGCATCTTTGTGATGTGCTCACGGAAAGTTAAACTCAGACAGAGAGCCAGTCCTCCCCACCCTCTTTGTGGTGTCAGTATTGCCACAGGTGAAAAGGGAAGTTACGTATGGTCTTGGTAGTTCAACACTTCCTTTTGAAAAAAGACCTGTCTTACACAGAGGGCTGTGTTTGCAGTCCtccttattattatttattgttctgtttctTTATATTTTGAGAGCACAGTTTTAAGTGCGAGAACATTTTTAAGGGCTTTTCTTCAGTTTTAGGATAATGAAATGCGATTTCAATCACAAATGTTGTATTAATTAGCCTAATTCATTAACTTTTCACTGGAAAGAACATATTTAGATGTAACCtctttgtaatcaccaacattttaattGGCAATTATAATTTAATTACACATTTTTTCTCCGTATTTGTAACAGACTGCAATTTCATTTATTCCGTAATTTAGTTACTAGTTAATCCCAAACACTGCTTGTATGTTTGATATGTGCACAGCTATGGCTCTAGTAGTCTGAAATATGTTGTCTAGCAGGCACAAATAATTCCTTAATATTAGTCATTATAAATAATTACAAATAAGGAAAGAACATAATAAAAGCAGGTTGTGTAGACAGTATGATCTCAAAAGACTTCCCTTGTTTTGAACAGTTACTAAAAAAATTTGAAATGATTTGATAATCAATTGAACTCTTTTAActtcatttatatttacatcACTGAGGTGAATTCTGCATATAGATTTTGACT
This region of Epinephelus fuscoguttatus linkage group LG1, E.fuscoguttatus.final_Chr_v1 genomic DNA includes:
- the LOC125893025 gene encoding G-protein coupled receptor 84-like isoform X1, producing the protein MLMNHTNQTDDDVFSCYSPSVVGYRYFAVLWGCAVTITGTTGNLMTILAFALDPRLRTRFNVLIVNLAVADLLYCTILQPISVDNYLHLRWRSGQLWCSIFGLLLFLSNSVSIITLCLVAVSRYLLVAKRAVFDRVFSERGLILLLISAWALGLASFGPLWPVYTFVPQVCTCSFHRTRGRPYTTILLFFYFFIGLGCVGAFYLLIYRRVQIASKALLRYRLSRRSSRKKPASSAQGTDDSGVESGMAKTCSCEVSSQADPVQSTDESTCEKSSKSAQGSAMASNSSATKSPSVTTSTSPSSPPAPITAAQSSHSATSGEDDEFKRVTRMCFTVFLCFVFCFVPFLLLNIADKHNRAPQVLHMFCANLTWLNSCINPILYAVMNRQFRQAYHVLLTRAAAPFTCLWTWR
- the LOC125893025 gene encoding G-protein coupled receptor 84-like isoform X2, with amino-acid sequence MTILAFALDPRLRTRFNVLIVNLAVADLLYCTILQPISVDNYLHLRWRSGQLWCSIFGLLLFLSNSVSIITLCLVAVSRYLLVAKRAVFDRVFSERGLILLLISAWALGLASFGPLWPVYTFVPQVCTCSFHRTRGRPYTTILLFFYFFIGLGCVGAFYLLIYRRVQIASKALLRYRLSRRSSRKKPASSAQGTDDSGVESGMAKTCSCEVSSQADPVQSTDESTCEKSSKSAQGSAMASNSSATKSPSVTTSTSPSSPPAPITAAQSSHSATSGEDDEFKRVTRMCFTVFLCFVFCFVPFLLLNIADKHNRAPQVLHMFCANLTWLNSCINPILYAVMNRQFRQAYHVLLTRAAAPFTCLWTWR